In one window of Solanum pennellii chromosome 2, SPENNV200 DNA:
- the LOC107009215 gene encoding mediator of RNA polymerase II transcription subunit 9 — protein sequence MDHFGGGSWTMIPNIQTHSNPSTPSNQDNLFLQQQQFQQQQFNQPQLYQQQQQQQQQQQRYQQQMQQQQMQQQQQQMQQQQMQQQQQQQQQQQQQQHHQSLASHFHLLQLVENLADTIENGNRDQHSDALVTELKNQFEKCQQLLTSISGSISSRSMTVEGQKRKKAECEQMLNQRRDLISRYKGSVEEIINSEL from the exons ATGGACCACTTTGGAGGAGGAAGTTGGACAATGATCCCCAACATCCAAACTCACAGTAATCCTTCGACACCCTCCAATCAAGACAATTTATTTCTTCAGCAACAGCAATTTCAACAACAACAGTTCAATCAACCGCAGCTCTAtcagcaacaacagcagcagcagcaacaacaacaacggtATCAACAACAGATGCAACAGCAACAAatgcagcagcagcagcaacagaTGCAGCAGCAGCAAatgcagcaacaacaacaacagcagcagcagcaacaacaacaacagcaccaCCAATCACTTGCCTCTCACTTCCATCTTTTACAA CTGGTGGAGAATTTAGCTGATACAATTGAAAATGGAAATCGAGATCAGCACTCAGATGCATTG GTAACTGAATTGAAAAATCAGTTTGAGAAGTGCCAGCAGCTGTTGACATCAATATCAGGGTCTATTAGCTCAAGATCTATG ACAGTTGAGGGACAAAAGCGCAAAAAGGCAGAGTGCGAACAAATGCTAAATCAGCGAAg GGATCTTATTTCGAGGTACAAAGGTTCAGTTGAGGAGATTATTAACTCTGAACTATAG
- the LOC107009022 gene encoding pentatricopeptide repeat-containing protein At4g21300, with protein MLFQSKNICSIYRSSISVAAAFSSKPNSPFIKDSVIHYSEEVLASKLAPILQSCNSSAENLGSVIRKGEQVHAQVTVNGIDNLGILGTRILGMYVLCNRFIDAKKLFFQLQLCYASPWNWMIRGYTIMGRFDLAILLFFKMLVFGTYPDKYTFPYVIKACAGINAVNLGKWIHGLVQSLGFEDDVFVGSAFIKFYAENGCLDDARLLFDKMSQRDSVLWNVMLNGYAKDEQSVNDVVGLFMEMRKSETKPNSVTYACVLSVCASETMVKFGCQLHGLVLRCGLEMDSPVANTLIAMYAKFCSLFDARKIFDLVPQADRVTWNGMIGGYVQNGYIDEALDLFREMVASSVKPDSITFASLLPSVSISEDLYQGKAIHGYIVRNDVSIDVFLKNAIIDMYFKCRNVVAARNIFSCSPAVDVVICTAMISGFILNAMSSDAIDVFRWLLNKNMRPNPVTLASTLPACSGLAALRLGKELHGVIVKRSFQGILYVGSAVMDMYAKCGRLDLAQQVFRRMPDRDVVCWNSMITSCCQNAEPELAIDFFQQMGAIGAKYDCVSISSALSACANLPALHYGKEIHGFVMKKSALSSDLFVESALIDMYAKCGNLEVAWRVFDLMAHKNEVSWNSIIAAYGNHGRLKDCLNLFHGMRKDGFQPDHVTFLAIISACGHSGRVEEGKHYFNCMTNEYGVTPRTEHYACMVDLFGRAGLVEEAFGVIKSMPFAPDAGIWGTLLGACRLHGNTELAEMASEHLLSLDPQNSGYYMLQSNLHANAGKWDMVSKIRHTMKERGVQKVPGYSWTEVNNSTHIFVAADASHPQSAQIYLLLDNLLMELQNEGYVPQMNLQIQQSSSPELC; from the coding sequence ATGTTGTTTCAAAGCAAGAACATCTGTTCAATCTACAGAAGTAGTATCTCAGTCGCTGCTGCATTTTCCTCAAAACCCAATTCCCCTTTCATCAAAGATTCAGTTATTCACTACTCAGAAGAAGTTTTAGCATCGAAACTAGCTCCAATTTTGCAATCTTGCAACAGTTCTGCAGAAAATCTTGGTTCTGTTATTCGTAAAGGGGAGCAGGTTCATGCCCAAGTAACTGTAAATGGAATTGACAACTTGGGTATTCTTGGTACAAGAATCTTGGGGATGTATGTTTTGTGTAACAGGTTTATCGATGCCAAGAAATTGTTTTTTCAGCTTCAGTTGTGTTATGCTTCTCCTTGGAATTGGATGATTAGAGGGTATACAATAATGGGTCGTTTTGATCTTGCAATCTTGTTGTTCTTTAAGATGTTGGTTTTTGGTACTTACCCTGATAAATACACTTTTCCTTATGTGATTAAGGCTTGTGCTGGTATAAATGCTGTGAATTTAGGTAAATGGATACATGGGTTGGTACAAAGTTTAggttttgaggatgatgtgtTTGTGGGTAGTGCTTTTATTAAGTTTTATGCGGAGAATGGTTGTTTGGATGATGCTCGTCTTTTGTTCGATAAAATGTCTCAAAGGGATAGTGTATTGTGGAATGTGATGCTTAATGGTTATGCTAAAGATGAACAGTCTGTGAATGATGTGGTTGGGTTATTTATGGAAATGAGGAAAAGTGAAACTAAGCCTAATTCAGTAACATATGCTTGTGTTCTTTCTGTTTGTGCGTCGGAAACAATGGTTAAATTTGGTTGTCAGCTTCATGGGCTTGTTCTGCGATGTGGGTTGGAAATGGATTCTCCAGTAGCCAATACATTGATTGCGATGTACGCTAAATTCTGTTCCTTGTTTGATGCACGCAAGATCTTTGATTTAGTGCCACAAGCAGATCGTGTGACTTGGAATGGGATGATTGGAGGGTATGTACAGAATGGGTATATCGATGAGGCGCTGGATTTATTTCGGGAAATGGTAGCTAGCAGTGTCAAGCCAGACTCTATCACCTTTGCCAGTTTGCTCCCCTCTGTTTCTATATCGGAAGATTTGTACCAGGGGAAGGCGATTCATGGTTATATCGTGAGAAATGATGTATCTATTGATGTTTTCTTAAAGAATGCCATTATTGACATGTACTTTAAGTGCAGGAATGTTGTGGCAGCACGCAACATATTTAGCTGCAGCCCTGCGGTGGATGTTGTTATTTGTACTGCTATGATTTCAGGATTTATTCTTAATGCCATGAGTTCTGATGCCATAGATGTTTTCCGATGGTTACTTAATAAGAATATGAGGCCCAATCCTGTTACTCTAGCAAGTACCTTACCCGCTTGTTCTGGTTTGGCTGCTTTGAGATTAGGTAAGGAACTGCATGGTGTCATTGTTAAGCGCAGCTTTCAAGGAATACTTTATGTGGGAAGTGCGGTGATGGACATGTATGCAAAGTGTGGAAGATTGGATCTTGCTCAACAAGTTTTCAGAAGGATGCCTGATAGAGATGTCGTTTGTTGGAATTCGATGATCACGAGCTGTTGCCAGAATGCTGAACCGGAATTGGCCATTGACTTCTTCCAACAGATGGGTGCAATTGGAGCCAAGTATGATTGTGTCAGCATATCCAGTGCTCTTTCTGCTTGTGCGAATTTGCCAGCTCTCCATTATGGGAAAGAGATCCATGGCTTCGTTATGAAAAAAAGTGCATTAAGCTCTGATCTTTTTGTGGAAAGTGCGTTAATAGATATGTATGCTAAATGTGGGAACTTGGAGGTAGCTTGGCGCGTATTTGACTTAATGGCACACAAGAATGAAGTATCATGGAATAGTATTATTGCAGCTTATGGAAATCATGGCCGACTGAAGGACTGTCTGAATTTGTTTCATGGAATGAGAAAAGATGGATTCCAGCCTGACCACGTCACTTTTCTTGCGATCATATCTGCTTGTGGCCACTCTGGTCGAGTTGAAGAGGGAAAACACTACTTCAATTGCATGACTAATGAATATGGGGTTACACCGAGAACAGAGCATTATGCATGCATGGTTGACTTGTTTGGGAGAGCTGGTCTCGTGGAAGAAGCATTTGGCGTGATTAAGAGCATGCCATTTGCTCCAGATGCAGGCATTTGGGGGACATTACTTGGGGCTTGTCGATTACATGGCAATACCGAGCTTGCTGAAATGGCTTCTGAGCATCTTTTGAGCCTGGACCCCCAAAATTCCGGCTACTATATGTTACAATCAAATCTACATGCTAACGCTGGCAAATGGGATATGGTTTCTAAAATTCGACATACGATGAAGGAAAGAGGAGTGCAGAAAGTACCTGGTTACAGCTGGACTGAAGTTAACAATAGCACTCATATATTTGTTGCTGCAGACGCGAGTCACCCGCAGTCTGCCCAGATATATCTTTTATTAGACAATCTTCTAATGGAGCTGCAAAATGAGGGTTATGTTCCTCAAATGAATCTTCAAATACAACAGTCATCATCCCCAGAACTCTGTTGA
- the LOC107010471 gene encoding protein LIGHT-DEPENDENT SHORT HYPOCOTYLS 4-like has translation MLDVYSTINSVSQNFSLSSAPPPTLPLPPPSSPPTVSRYELQKRRDWNTFGQYLRNHKPPLILSRCSGANILEFLKYLDQFGKTKVHSCNCPFFGDPHPPAPCNCPLKQAWGSLDALIGRLRAAFEENGGRTETNPFGARAVRLYLKEVRDTQAKARGIAYEKKKRRNIKQRISSTNICD, from the coding sequence ATGTTAGACGTGTATAGTACTATTAATTCCGTCTCACAAAACTTCTCCCTATCATCGGCGCCGCCGCCGACACTACCACTCCCGCCGCCTTCGTCACCACCGACGGTGAGCCGTTACGAGCTACAAAAACGGCGAGATTGGAACACATTCGGACAGTACTTGAGAAACCACAAGCCACCACTGATACTTTCTCGATGCAGCGGAGCGAACATTCTAGAATTCTTAAAATACCTAGATCAATTCGGAAAAACGAAAGTTCACAGCTGTAATTGTCCGTTTTTCGGCGATCCTCATCCGCCGGCGCCGTGCAATTGCCCGTTGAAACAGGCGTGGGGGAGCCTTGACGCGCTAATTGGGAGGCTACGCGCTGCTTTTGAAGAGAACGGAGGACGGACGGAGACGAATCCGTTTGGTGCTCGAGCAGTGAGGTTGTATTTGAAGGAAGTGAGAGACACGCAAGCCAAAGCGAGGGGGATTGCTtatgagaagaagaaaagaagaaatattaagCAGCGGATTAGTAGTACTAATATTTGTGACTAG
- the LOC107009619 gene encoding protein POLAR LOCALIZATION DURING ASYMMETRIC DIVISION AND REDISTRIBUTION-like: MGSGDDYCSISIITARACTEIRKRRSETCSRSFTTCISPRWIFSRWFETGERNKDAEKVNQLQCGSTRNKGKKTKKKKETGFETKSSTALEDQGGEKKADSMNLGIGFGLIYLFNSTKNELNKIVEIRREMEILLHNSKMELQNQRRIRSNPSGASNLRTKISHYDSDCVEQFAYSTDIEEESEITCSHDDDHPLNCKLMKGNGKNSEMNQLEAELEVELERLQFHLDSDIMFKYPTKPDAEIVDEYSSGEGSQSTKFAEAYNPNCGVPAEELKRRLHELLQTRQEERIKELETALESTMQKLADKEKEVCWWRDTVKVISQHAPSRRSLTKLG, translated from the exons ATGGGAAGTGGCGATGATTATTGCAGTATCTCCATTATCACAGCTAGGGCTTGTACTGAGATTAGGAAAAGAAGATCGGAAACTTGTAGCCGGAGTTTTACTACTTGTATATCGCCGAGATGGATTTTCTCCCGGTGGTTCGAAACAGGGGAGAGAAATAAGGACGCAGAGAAAGTGAATCAGCTTCAATGTGGAAGCACCAGAAATAAGgggaagaagacgaagaagaagaaggagacgGGATTTGAGACCAAATCATCTACCGCATTGGAAGATCAAG GAGGCGAAAAGAAAGCAGATTCTATGAACTTAGGCATTGGATTTGGTCTAATTTATCTGTTTAACTCTACAAAGAATGAGCTCAACAAGATCGTTGAGATTCGTCGAGAAATGGAAATCCTGCTTCATAATTCCAAGATGGAGTTACAAAACCAAAGAAGAATCAGAAGTAATCCATCTGGTGCATCaaatttaagaaccaaaatCTCACACTACGATTCGGATTGTGTTGAACAGTTTGCATACTCAACTGATATAGAAGAAGAATCAGAAATCACTTGCAGCCATGATGATGATCACCCTTTAAACTGCAAATTGATGAAAGGAAATGGAAAGAATTCGGAAATGAACCAACTTGAAGCAGAGCTTGAAGTCGAATTAGAACGTTTGCAGTTCCATTTAGATTCAGATATTATGTTCAAATATCCAACAAAACCAGATGCAGAG ATTGTGGATGAATATAGCTCAGGGGAAGGAAGCCAGAGCACAAAATTTGCAGAAGCCTACAACCCTAACTGTGGCGTTCCTGCCGAAGAATTGAAGAGGAGGCTGCATGAGCTTCTACAGACAAGGCAAGAAGAAAGGATCAAAGAACTGGAGACAGCTTTAGAATCCACCATGCAAAAACTTGCAGACAAAGAAAAAGAGGTATGTTGGTGGAGAGACACTGTTAAGGTCATTTCTCAACATGCTCCGAGTCGTCGCTCACTTACTAAGTTGGGTTAA